From Vibrio aerogenes, a single genomic window includes:
- a CDS encoding transglycosylase SLT domain-containing protein codes for MAIRKRFIYLLAVLLSSSPSVFAWHNQYDWQIRKAARHYLPVVPWKLYKAQLIQESALNPQAVSPVGAAGLAQFMPGTWHQISQELDLSGKRTDPSLAIPAGAYYMAKLRRVWKWPRPEEDRHNLALACYNAGCGNILKAQKLCGNPSRYKPIMACLPFVTGKYATETINYAPRIRRIYQRLTYQ; via the coding sequence ATGGCCATTCGAAAGCGATTTATTTATCTGCTCGCTGTTTTGCTGTCTTCCTCGCCTTCAGTATTTGCATGGCATAATCAATACGACTGGCAAATCCGTAAGGCGGCCCGGCACTATTTACCGGTTGTTCCCTGGAAGCTCTATAAAGCACAATTGATTCAGGAGTCGGCATTAAACCCGCAGGCTGTCAGCCCGGTCGGGGCTGCCGGGCTGGCGCAGTTTATGCCCGGCACCTGGCATCAAATCTCACAGGAACTGGACTTATCCGGAAAACGCACAGACCCGTCACTGGCCATTCCGGCTGGTGCTTATTATATGGCGAAGTTACGCCGGGTCTGGAAATGGCCGCGGCCCGAAGAGGACAGGCACAACTTAGCATTAGCCTGCTATAACGCAGGATGTGGCAATATTCTCAAAGCCCAAAAGCTTTGTGGTAATCCTTCACGCTACAAGCCGATCATGGCTTGTTTACCTTTCGTGACAGGCAAATACGCCACTGAAACGATTAACTACGCGCCGCGAATCCGGCGTATCTACCAACGTTTAACTTATCAATAA